In Argonema galeatum A003/A1, one DNA window encodes the following:
- a CDS encoding CO2 hydration protein: MTKTSAESGQVENTDRLKSQIRSPKSVHILSPYIERLKAGDALLPDTPENLIEVVGVLKSYGIVMVDYYTNLLYIAEKQFLVLFPFFKYFNGEVSKEKLLRHLWHDRINFEYAEYCMKTMMWHGGGGLETYLDSEEFRQRARAAIEAKIKDNWLIRGIDGLFPEFLLEQVRQQVYYSALGQFWRVMAPIFLTLSDRYDRDEMKSIPQVVDHILNGLVESANLPITYSVEIGDKEYEIIPKSVGLTFLMDTAVPYVEAVFFRGMPFLGTVSFNAQAHQIPPDQTRFEYGALYADPLPIGGAGIPPTLLMQDMRHFIPDYLHDLYNRNRRREDDLRVQICVSFQKSMFCVTTAAILGLAPYPIDTKDPSEEQANRVYLEKWMDRFVTSRLMVANSDPNACLYACEVRF; this comes from the coding sequence ATGACAAAGACAAGTGCAGAATCCGGACAAGTTGAGAATACCGATCGGCTAAAATCCCAAATCCGAAGTCCTAAATCTGTTCACATTCTTTCACCATACATCGAACGGCTCAAAGCAGGGGATGCCCTACTCCCTGATACTCCCGAAAATCTAATAGAAGTTGTCGGGGTTCTCAAAAGCTACGGTATAGTAATGGTAGATTATTATACAAATCTCCTTTACATTGCCGAAAAGCAATTTTTAGTCCTGTTTCCCTTTTTTAAATACTTCAACGGTGAAGTTTCAAAAGAGAAGTTGCTGCGCCACTTGTGGCACGATAGGATTAATTTTGAATACGCCGAGTACTGCATGAAGACGATGATGTGGCACGGTGGCGGCGGTTTGGAGACTTATTTAGATTCGGAAGAATTTAGGCAACGAGCCAGAGCAGCAATTGAGGCAAAAATTAAAGATAACTGGCTAATTAGAGGCATAGATGGCCTGTTTCCTGAATTTTTGTTAGAACAGGTGCGCCAACAAGTTTATTACAGTGCGTTAGGCCAATTCTGGCGGGTGATGGCTCCCATATTCCTTACTTTATCCGATCGCTACGATCGAGATGAAATGAAATCGATTCCCCAGGTAGTAGACCATATTTTAAACGGTTTGGTGGAGTCGGCTAATCTGCCAATTACCTACTCGGTGGAAATTGGAGATAAGGAATATGAAATTATCCCCAAATCAGTGGGTTTAACTTTCCTGATGGATACAGCAGTCCCTTATGTGGAGGCAGTTTTCTTCCGGGGAATGCCTTTTCTTGGCACGGTTTCCTTCAATGCTCAAGCTCATCAAATTCCGCCAGATCAAACTCGATTTGAATATGGCGCTTTGTATGCAGATCCTTTGCCGATTGGGGGTGCTGGGATTCCACCAACATTGTTAATGCAGGATATGCGTCATTTTATCCCGGATTACTTGCACGATTTATATAATCGCAATCGCCGTAGAGAAGATGACTTGCGCGTGCAGATTTGCGTAAGTTTCCAAAAGTCGATGTTTTGCGTGACGACGGCGGCTATTTTGGGATTAGCACCTTATCCGATTGATACAAAAGATCCGTCTGAGGAGCAAGCAAATCGAGTTTATTTGGAAAAATGGATGGATCGATTTGTGACTTCTCGTTTGATGGTGGCAAATAGCGATCCAAATGCGTGTTTGTATGCTTGTGAAGTGAGATTTTGA
- a CDS encoding cytosolic protein, with the protein MIEPSTEFDTPWKDILEAYFEEFILFFFPDIYGEIDWTRGFEFLDKELQQVVRDAELGRRLVDKLVKIYRIGGEEAWVLIHIEVQSQEESDFARRMYVYNYRIFDRYNRSVASLAVLGDERKSWRPNQFGYRLWGTEILFNFPVVKLLDYQQEWSALESNRNPFATVVMAHLKAQETREDRSRRKQWKLTLIRRLYEQGYEREDVIKLFLFIDWMMTLPQELEQAFWQELSQYQEEKRMPYISSVERIGIQKGRVEGMREGLLKAIELGLKLKFGSEGLSLLAEISLLENLEQLNSIIAGIETVNTLAELQEIYRGRGE; encoded by the coding sequence ATGATCGAACCTTCGACTGAGTTTGATACGCCTTGGAAAGATATCTTAGAAGCCTATTTTGAAGAGTTTATCCTTTTCTTTTTTCCCGATATATATGGGGAAATAGATTGGACACGGGGTTTTGAGTTTTTGGATAAAGAATTGCAACAAGTGGTACGGGATGCGGAATTAGGGCGGCGTCTCGTCGATAAATTGGTTAAAATTTATCGGATTGGTGGCGAGGAAGCTTGGGTTTTAATTCATATAGAAGTCCAGAGTCAGGAAGAGAGCGATTTTGCTAGACGGATGTATGTTTATAATTACCGCATTTTTGACCGTTACAACCGTTCTGTGGCTAGTTTAGCGGTTTTGGGTGATGAGCGAAAAAGCTGGCGTCCGAATCAGTTCGGCTATCGGCTATGGGGAACGGAAATTTTGTTTAACTTTCCCGTGGTGAAATTGCTAGACTATCAGCAGGAGTGGTCGGCGTTAGAGTCGAATCGCAATCCTTTTGCTACAGTGGTAATGGCTCATCTCAAAGCGCAAGAAACCCGCGAAGATAGATCGAGACGCAAGCAATGGAAGCTGACTCTGATTAGACGACTATACGAACAGGGTTATGAGCGGGAAGATGTAATCAAACTGTTCCTGTTCATCGATTGGATGATGACTTTACCACAAGAATTAGAGCAAGCATTTTGGCAAGAATTAAGTCAGTACCAGGAGGAAAAGCGTATGCCATACATCTCTAGCGTAGAGAGAATTGGAATTCAAAAGGGTCGCGTAGAGGGGATGAGGGAAGGGCTTTTGAAAGCTATTGAACTGGGTTTGAAGTTGAAATTTGGCAGTGAGGGTTTAAGTCTTTTAGCGGAAATTTCTCTCCTGGAAAATTTGGAGCAATTGAACTCGATTATTGCTGGGATTGAAACAGTAAATACGCTGGCTGAGTTGCAGGAAATTTATCGAGGAAGAGGGGAATAG
- a CDS encoding DNA methyltransferase: MNTSVLDYKAIQPISSPIEPRKQGAKRHWGSHPYFTRRAWNVVQEYIRTFSQPGDTVLDPFGGSGVTAVEALVLRRKGIHCDINPLANFICSQIAISPVDIDAFRAAFDEIEKNCKDAINYAYAISDEEAENLEIKYWYPQGIKLPKNADAEYVEQLHTKRQLFSLSLLLHHINKIADTKIRYLMLFVFSATLNKTNLTFSSTHGRKASRGNSGIMHCYRYWIPTNTLDLNVWEQFEQKFSNTAKFKLETNLLIDDWYSSNFSLCHISATNLTNLIPRESIDYIYTDPPYGQHIAYLDLSTMWNAWLGFEVSEQNKQLEAIEGGDLNKSKQDYIELLENSISEMFNILKFDRWLSIVFAHKDPAYWDAIVKSAQSAGFEYVNTAVQPSTIQSLHKKKNPLKVLSGELVLNFRKVRNPKTIAITKVGTDVVQLIKEVAELTIVKNSGASTEDIYNSLIPKLLENGLLSEVKKEIDDITPLLREEFYYSELDNLWKIRPNTKIGCFIPIEDRIRFYLLDYLKRIEREGKAAHFDRIIFSVMPNLINGQTPPNQTILNILEKIAFSPDGKHWQLGQSNSMQLELDLGISFGSSSLPNLKFAKDANKIEHDLLIYALAKIGIASGLQVHIGKKEQGSSSWNGEAFNSISLSDLPIKKQLNQWEKDKIQQIDLIWFDSLGDAVFAFEIETSTPITTGIDRFMELLKISPDLAKKIVLIIPPKRLNKMNKLLKESHYIGHPLYMENKLVYSFSNLIADTYMKLSNQSNLNLEKVIQAIHLTLSSPTL, from the coding sequence ATGAATACTTCTGTATTAGATTATAAGGCAATTCAACCGATTTCTAGTCCAATCGAACCTCGGAAACAAGGAGCAAAGCGTCATTGGGGAAGCCATCCGTACTTTACCAGACGTGCTTGGAATGTAGTTCAGGAATATATTCGTACTTTTAGCCAGCCTGGAGATACCGTTTTAGACCCTTTTGGCGGTTCTGGTGTAACAGCCGTTGAAGCTTTGGTTCTGCGCCGCAAGGGAATTCACTGTGATATTAACCCTTTGGCAAACTTTATTTGTTCCCAAATAGCGATTAGTCCTGTAGATATAGATGCTTTTAGAGCAGCTTTTGATGAAATAGAAAAAAACTGTAAAGATGCCATTAATTACGCTTATGCTATTTCTGATGAAGAGGCGGAAAATTTAGAAATTAAATATTGGTATCCTCAAGGAATTAAATTACCTAAGAACGCCGATGCAGAATATGTAGAGCAACTCCATACAAAGCGTCAACTGTTTTCTTTATCATTGTTATTACATCATATTAATAAAATAGCAGATACCAAAATTAGGTATTTGATGTTATTTGTATTTTCAGCAACATTAAATAAAACTAACTTAACGTTCAGTTCTACACATGGCAGAAAAGCAAGTCGCGGAAATAGTGGCATTATGCACTGCTATCGATATTGGATTCCAACTAACACCCTTGACTTGAATGTCTGGGAACAATTTGAGCAGAAATTTAGTAATACGGCTAAGTTTAAACTGGAAACTAATTTACTAATAGATGATTGGTATAGCAGTAATTTTTCTCTATGTCATATTTCAGCTACTAATCTAACCAATCTCATACCTAGAGAGTCGATCGACTATATCTACACCGATCCGCCTTATGGTCAGCATATCGCATATCTTGATTTATCAACGATGTGGAATGCTTGGCTGGGATTTGAGGTAAGCGAACAGAATAAACAGCTAGAGGCAATTGAAGGCGGTGATTTAAATAAATCTAAGCAGGATTATATAGAATTATTAGAAAATTCTATTTCGGAAATGTTCAACATTCTTAAATTTGATCGATGGCTGAGTATTGTATTTGCTCACAAAGATCCGGCTTACTGGGATGCAATTGTCAAATCGGCTCAATCTGCTGGTTTTGAATATGTCAATACAGCGGTGCAGCCTTCTACTATACAATCTTTGCATAAAAAGAAAAATCCTCTCAAAGTTTTATCAGGTGAATTAGTGTTAAACTTCCGAAAAGTCAGAAATCCTAAAACTATTGCCATCACTAAAGTTGGTACTGATGTAGTACAGCTTATCAAAGAAGTAGCCGAATTAACGATTGTTAAAAACTCTGGTGCATCAACGGAAGATATCTATAACTCTCTCATCCCTAAACTTTTAGAAAATGGACTTTTGAGCGAAGTTAAGAAAGAAATAGATGATATTACGCCACTACTTCGAGAAGAGTTTTACTATTCTGAACTGGATAATTTGTGGAAAATCCGACCTAATACAAAAATTGGCTGCTTTATACCAATAGAAGATCGTATCCGATTCTATTTACTCGATTACTTAAAACGGATTGAAAGAGAGGGGAAAGCAGCACATTTTGATCGAATCATATTCAGTGTAATGCCTAACTTGATCAATGGGCAAACTCCACCTAATCAGACAATATTGAATATTCTGGAAAAAATAGCATTTTCACCTGATGGTAAGCATTGGCAGTTAGGTCAATCTAATAGTATGCAATTGGAACTTGATTTAGGAATTTCTTTCGGTTCCTCATCACTACCAAACCTAAAATTTGCCAAGGATGCAAATAAAATTGAACATGATTTACTGATTTATGCACTGGCCAAAATTGGTATTGCTAGCGGCTTACAAGTACATATTGGTAAAAAAGAGCAAGGTTCTAGTAGTTGGAATGGGGAAGCATTCAACAGTATTTCTTTATCAGATTTGCCAATCAAAAAACAGCTAAATCAGTGGGAAAAAGATAAAATACAGCAAATAGACTTAATTTGGTTTGATTCTCTAGGTGATGCTGTTTTTGCCTTTGAAATTGAAACAAGTACACCGATCACTACGGGAATTGACAGATTTATGGAATTACTGAAAATTTCTCCCGATCTGGCCAAGAAAATAGTGTTAATAATTCCACCAAAACGATTAAATAAAATGAATAAACTGCTTAAAGAATCTCACTATATCGGGCATCCATTATACATGGAAAATAAACTTGTTTACAGTTTCTCTAATCTCATTGCAGATACGTACATGAAATTATCCAACCAATCTAATTTGAATCTGGAAAAAGTTATACAAGCAATTCATTTAACTCTAAGTTCTCCTACTTTGTAA
- a CDS encoding S-layer homology domain-containing protein: MTNSQPPDPQSSQKPPLGFDEFIGILVALSTIGTIFFWGISKKPQGFNFTTFTSPQEVPQTEASPSPQPVPPVSASPSPKERVVVVPEKNRPGSPGVAVAVASFPPKRQPSPIQPLPKIIPVVPAIVVPPPPKASAPATQVKYSDIPNNFWATPFIGVLTGRGVFQGFGDKTFRPYKPMTRAEFAVRLDRAFNKPPEESATNFEDVSSNYWAYSSIKESEITGFLEGYPKDYFRPEKPITRTEVIVALASGLDLKTPSNPEKILQKYKDSAQIPKFARDKVAAATQAGLVVSSNPQLLKPNLPASRADVAAFLYQGLVKQGKVKKIDSNAIVKP, translated from the coding sequence ATGACAAATTCGCAACCCCCAGATCCCCAGTCATCTCAAAAACCTCCTCTAGGATTTGATGAATTCATTGGCATTCTGGTTGCCTTATCCACTATCGGCACCATTTTCTTTTGGGGCATATCTAAAAAGCCGCAGGGTTTTAATTTCACAACCTTTACGTCTCCTCAAGAAGTGCCGCAGACAGAGGCATCCCCGTCTCCTCAACCAGTTCCGCCTGTGAGTGCGAGTCCTTCTCCAAAAGAGCGGGTGGTCGTTGTTCCAGAGAAAAACAGGCCAGGGTCGCCTGGGGTTGCCGTAGCGGTGGCGAGTTTTCCTCCCAAGAGGCAACCATCTCCCATCCAACCTCTACCGAAAATCATACCCGTAGTTCCCGCGATCGTAGTACCTCCACCACCAAAAGCTTCAGCACCTGCCACACAGGTTAAATATTCCGATATTCCAAATAACTTCTGGGCTACTCCTTTTATCGGAGTTCTCACTGGGCGCGGTGTTTTTCAAGGATTTGGCGATAAAACTTTCCGCCCTTATAAACCGATGACGCGGGCTGAATTTGCTGTCAGGCTAGATAGAGCATTTAACAAACCACCAGAAGAAAGCGCTACTAATTTTGAAGATGTGTCGTCTAATTACTGGGCGTATTCATCTATCAAAGAAAGTGAAATAACAGGATTTCTAGAGGGCTATCCCAAAGATTATTTCCGACCCGAAAAACCAATCACCAGAACGGAAGTTATTGTTGCTCTTGCTAGTGGCTTGGATTTAAAAACACCGTCAAATCCAGAGAAAATATTACAGAAGTACAAAGATAGCGCTCAGATTCCTAAGTTTGCCAGGGACAAAGTAGCAGCGGCTACCCAGGCCGGTTTAGTAGTTAGTTCTAATCCACAATTGCTGAAGCCTAATCTACCAGCTAGTCGTGCTGATGTGGCAGCTTTTCTGTATCAAGGTTTGGTGAAGCAAGGGAAGGTTAAAAAGATTGATTCTAATGCGATCGTGAAACCTTAA
- a CDS encoding (2Fe-2S) ferredoxin domain-containing protein, whose translation MSKHKSSQISEFRLEGRLLGFVVEDGYKIKGMRLATAEGEFSLKLSKEARVDLSRHQILIPGVWVEIIAQKKLDKETGEYKIKVDRVLPKTPVEPTPALPLQKVTSAEATKPAKAQPCILVCQKSDCCKLGAREVSRALEEGLRDRGLEGQVAIKGTGCMKQCKAGPNIVMPDKTSYRRVDPREIPDLLDKHLAKEENIPKEPVAELAIVR comes from the coding sequence ATGAGTAAACACAAAAGCTCTCAAATATCAGAATTCCGGCTTGAGGGACGATTGCTGGGTTTTGTCGTCGAAGATGGCTACAAAATCAAGGGCATGAGACTCGCCACCGCAGAAGGCGAATTTTCTCTTAAACTATCGAAAGAGGCAAGGGTTGACCTCAGCCGCCATCAGATTCTCATACCGGGGGTTTGGGTCGAAATTATTGCCCAAAAAAAGCTGGATAAAGAAACTGGGGAATATAAGATAAAAGTCGATCGAGTCCTGCCCAAGACTCCTGTGGAACCCACGCCTGCATTGCCCCTACAGAAAGTTACCTCAGCGGAAGCCACAAAGCCTGCCAAAGCGCAGCCTTGTATTTTAGTCTGTCAAAAGTCTGATTGCTGCAAGCTGGGTGCTAGAGAGGTTAGCAGGGCATTGGAGGAAGGTTTGCGCGATCGCGGCTTAGAAGGCCAGGTGGCGATTAAGGGAACTGGCTGCATGAAGCAGTGCAAAGCGGGGCCAAATATAGTCATGCCGGATAAAACTAGCTATCGGCGCGTCGATCCTAGAGAAATTCCTGACCTACTTGATAAGCATTTAGCCAAAGAAGAAAATATTCCTAAAGAGCCAGTGGCAGAACTGGCTATTGTGAGGTAA
- a CDS encoding Asr1405/Asl0597 family protein → MEQSSLNPLTRQVVGIPRSDRWQAYQRLRSLEVPCYCSLQGSLEVEVDTPLAAIQVWSVMGQFTRPRRELAVWLDRCWQLKFNNSDM, encoded by the coding sequence ATGGAGCAATCGAGTTTGAACCCCCTTACCAGACAAGTCGTGGGGATTCCGCGCAGCGATCGCTGGCAAGCATACCAAAGACTGCGATCGTTAGAAGTTCCCTGCTACTGTTCTTTGCAGGGCAGCTTAGAAGTCGAGGTAGATACCCCCCTGGCGGCGATCCAAGTGTGGAGTGTAATGGGGCAATTCACCCGCCCCCGACGCGAATTAGCAGTCTGGCTCGATCGATGTTGGCAACTGAAATTTAACAACAGCGATATGTAA
- a CDS encoding homoserine dehydrogenase, giving the protein MAFKIGLLGLGTVGTGTAEILLSPEGRHPLVQELEIYRVGVRSLDKPRTVQLPPDILTTDIEAIVTDPEVDIVVEVLGGLEPARSLILKAISHGKQVVTANKAVISRYGDEIFTAANEKGVYVMLEAAVGGGIPVIQPLKQALGVNRIQAVTGIVNGTTNYILTRMRDEGADFGEVLADAQKLGYAEADPTADVDGLDAADKIAILASLAFGGRIKLEDVYCEGISKVGAADIAYAEKLGFVIKLLAIAKKVDSDKEKLSVRVHPTLVPKIHPLASISGVYNAIFVEGEPIGQVMFYGRGAGAGPTASAVVSDIINIAAVLKTRDASKLHPLLSCSHQHYCQIAPMEELVTRFYARFLTKDSPGVIGKLGTCFGDRGVSLESVVQTGFQNELAEIVVVTHYVREGNFRQALEEIRTLDAVDSIASLLRVL; this is encoded by the coding sequence GTGGCTTTCAAAATCGGTTTGCTGGGACTGGGAACGGTTGGGACGGGGACGGCGGAGATTTTGCTGTCTCCAGAGGGTCGTCATCCGCTAGTGCAGGAGTTGGAAATCTATCGGGTGGGGGTACGATCGCTTGACAAACCCCGCACGGTACAATTGCCGCCAGATATTCTGACGACAGATATCGAGGCGATCGTCACTGACCCAGAAGTTGATATTGTGGTAGAGGTACTCGGCGGACTGGAACCGGCCCGATCGCTTATTTTAAAAGCTATTAGCCACGGGAAGCAAGTAGTTACAGCCAACAAAGCCGTCATTTCCCGTTATGGCGATGAAATCTTCACAGCTGCTAACGAAAAAGGCGTCTATGTGATGCTGGAAGCGGCTGTCGGCGGCGGTATCCCGGTAATTCAACCCCTCAAACAAGCTTTAGGCGTTAACCGCATTCAAGCCGTTACGGGTATTGTCAACGGTACGACTAACTATATCCTCACCCGGATGCGAGACGAAGGTGCCGACTTTGGGGAAGTTCTCGCCGACGCCCAAAAGCTGGGCTATGCTGAAGCTGACCCAACAGCAGATGTGGATGGTTTAGACGCTGCGGATAAAATTGCCATCCTCGCATCTCTCGCTTTTGGCGGACGCATCAAATTAGAGGATGTTTACTGCGAAGGTATTTCTAAGGTAGGCGCGGCGGATATCGCTTATGCTGAGAAACTGGGATTTGTAATTAAGTTACTCGCGATCGCCAAAAAGGTAGATTCGGACAAAGAAAAACTCTCAGTAAGAGTTCATCCTACCCTCGTCCCGAAAATCCATCCCTTAGCCAGTATCAGCGGCGTTTACAATGCGATTTTTGTAGAAGGCGAACCCATCGGTCAGGTGATGTTCTACGGACGCGGCGCGGGTGCTGGGCCAACTGCCAGCGCGGTTGTCTCAGATATTATCAATATTGCTGCCGTTTTGAAGACTCGCGACGCCTCGAAACTCCATCCTTTGCTTTCTTGTTCCCACCAGCATTATTGCCAAATTGCGCCGATGGAAGAATTGGTAACGAGATTTTACGCCAGATTCTTGACAAAAGATAGTCCTGGTGTTATAGGCAAATTGGGTACTTGCTTTGGCGATCGCGGTGTCAGCCTAGAATCGGTTGTCCAGACAGGCTTCCAAAATGAGTTGGCAGAAATTGTGGTGGTGACTCACTATGTCCGCGAAGGCAACTTCCGTCAAGCTTTGGAGGAAATTCGCACCTTGGATGCGGTAGATAGTATCGCCAGTCTGCTGCGGGTTCTTTAA
- a CDS encoding Uma2 family endonuclease yields the protein MQSTTSEPIIIYPSSDGKPIADSTIQYDWISKIKGNLDGMFKDDQNVFIAGDLIWYPVQGRNDLSQAPDVMVVFGRPKSDRKSYLQWNEDNIPPQVVFEILSETNTKKEMNKKLLFYNEYNVEEYYLYDPKKKNLDGWLRTEGILDVIELMSGWVSPRLGVRFELSDEGLELYRPDGQKFIDFVELERKRELAQAKAERLAAKLRELGIDPDTI from the coding sequence ATGCAATCAACTACCTCTGAACCGATCATTATTTATCCCTCAAGTGACGGCAAACCGATCGCCGATAGTACAATACAGTATGACTGGATTAGCAAAATAAAGGGGAACTTGGATGGAATGTTCAAGGACGACCAAAACGTATTTATCGCCGGGGATTTGATCTGGTATCCAGTACAGGGAAGAAATGACCTTTCCCAAGCCCCCGATGTGATGGTAGTATTTGGTAGACCGAAGAGCGATCGCAAATCTTATCTCCAGTGGAATGAAGATAATATTCCTCCCCAAGTGGTGTTTGAGATTCTTTCAGAAACTAACACCAAAAAGGAAATGAATAAAAAACTCTTATTTTACAACGAGTATAACGTAGAGGAGTATTATCTGTACGATCCTAAAAAGAAGAACCTGGATGGATGGCTGCGAACTGAAGGAATATTAGATGTAATTGAGCTAATGTCAGGTTGGGTGAGTCCTCGCTTGGGAGTGCGGTTTGAGTTATCAGATGAAGGATTAGAACTATATAGACCTGATGGACAAAAGTTTATTGACTTTGTAGAATTGGAACGAAAACGGGAATTAGCACAAGCTAAGGCTGAAAGATTGGCGGCGAAATTACGGGAATTAGGAATTGACCCAGACACAATTTAA
- a CDS encoding type II toxin-antitoxin system VapC family toxin: MANYVVDTSVVSQYSITQTYTPQARVLVARMYEGDELYVPEFCLLECANVLWKEVRFRGLSQTNAEQIIAELLALPFQMVSVSLLLPRALQIGLTHQLAVYDSLYIALALDRGFPLITVDDKQLNAATACGVVIKPINDFSPL, translated from the coding sequence ATGGCTAACTATGTTGTTGATACAAGTGTGGTGAGTCAATACTCCATCACACAAACTTATACGCCACAAGCGCGGGTTTTGGTGGCTCGGATGTACGAAGGCGATGAATTATATGTGCCAGAGTTTTGCTTGCTAGAGTGCGCCAATGTTCTATGGAAAGAAGTACGCTTTCGGGGATTGTCACAAACTAATGCAGAACAAATCATTGCTGAATTGTTGGCACTACCATTCCAAATGGTATCTGTAAGTCTTTTATTACCGCGTGCTTTGCAAATTGGTCTAACCCATCAATTAGCTGTGTATGATTCCCTGTACATTGCTTTAGCATTAGATAGGGGTTTTCCGTTAATTACAGTTGATGATAAACAATTAAATGCGGCAACAGCTTGCGGTGTAGTTATTAAACCGATAAATGATTTTTCGCCTCTATAG
- the petH gene encoding ferredoxin--NADP reductase → MYNPSAAGGAANTVSGSRVFVYEVVGLRQNEATDKTNYPIRRSGSVFITVPYNRMNEEMRRITRLGGQIVSISAYGSDEANGKAKSNSAGNGKATSEPTLAPAKLEEKSKPMTQAKAETDIPVNIYRPNNPFTGKCLSNDELVAEGGIGTVRHLIFDISGGDLRYLEGQSIGIIPPGTDKNGKPHKLRLYSIASTRHGDRVDDKTVSLCVRQLEYNHPETGEKIVGVCSTFLCNLKPEDDLKITGPTGKEMLLPTDPNINVIMLATGTGIAPFRAYLWRMFKDNEKAVNTDYEFKGFSWLIFGIPMTANILYKEELEEIQQRYPDNFRLTYAISREQQNAQGGRMYIQDRVAEHADELWKLIQQDNTHTYICGLKGMEDGIDAALSAAAGKEGVNWTEYQRGMKKAGRWHVETY, encoded by the coding sequence ATGTACAATCCTAGCGCAGCTGGTGGTGCTGCTAATACAGTATCTGGTAGCCGCGTCTTTGTTTACGAAGTGGTGGGTCTGCGTCAAAACGAAGCAACTGACAAAACGAACTACCCAATTCGTCGCAGTGGCAGCGTATTTATCACTGTGCCCTATAACCGCATGAATGAAGAAATGCGGCGAATTACGCGCCTGGGCGGCCAAATCGTCAGCATTAGTGCTTATGGCTCTGACGAAGCCAATGGAAAAGCCAAATCTAACAGCGCAGGTAATGGGAAAGCGACATCAGAACCAACACTTGCACCTGCGAAGTTAGAGGAAAAAAGCAAGCCTATGACTCAAGCTAAGGCTGAGACTGACATTCCGGTTAATATTTACCGTCCCAACAATCCCTTCACGGGTAAGTGTTTGAGCAATGACGAGTTGGTTGCCGAAGGTGGAATCGGTACTGTCCGTCACTTAATATTCGACATTTCGGGCGGCGACCTCCGCTATCTGGAAGGTCAAAGTATTGGCATTATCCCACCGGGTACTGACAAGAACGGCAAACCTCACAAACTCAGGCTGTATTCGATCGCCTCGACTCGTCATGGCGATCGCGTTGATGACAAGACTGTATCCCTTTGCGTCCGTCAGTTGGAATACAACCATCCTGAAACGGGCGAAAAGATTGTTGGCGTCTGTTCTACCTTTCTCTGCAACCTCAAGCCTGAAGACGATCTAAAAATCACCGGGCCAACAGGTAAGGAGATGTTGTTGCCAACCGATCCCAACATCAACGTCATCATGCTGGCAACAGGTACTGGTATTGCGCCTTTCCGCGCTTACCTGTGGCGGATGTTTAAGGATAATGAAAAAGCAGTCAACACCGACTATGAATTCAAGGGTTTCTCTTGGCTGATATTTGGTATCCCAATGACTGCTAACATCCTTTACAAGGAAGAATTAGAGGAAATCCAACAACGGTATCCCGATAACTTCCGCTTGACTTACGCCATCAGCCGGGAACAGCAAAATGCCCAAGGTGGCAGAATGTATATCCAAGATCGTGTAGCCGAACACGCTGACGAACTTTGGAAACTAATTCAGCAAGATAACACCCACACTTACATCTGCGGTTTGAAGGGTATGGAAGATGGCATTGATGCTGCTCTTTCTGCTGCTGCTGGTAAGGAAGGTGTCAATTGGACTGAGTATCAAAGAGGGATGAAGAAAGCTGGTCGTTGGCACGTAGAAACGTACTAG